ATTTCCGAAAAAAGGTAACACAGCAAATAAAATCAATTTCTTCAAAAGGTATTGATGAAAGGAAAAAGAAACTGTTTGAATTGATTTACTCTTCACATGGAACAATTACAGTAAAAGAGCTTTCTGAAAAAGTGTTTTGGAGCAGCCGCCAAATTAATAGATATTTTAATCAGCAATTCGGAATTTCACTAAAAGAATATTGTAAGATTTTGCGTTTTGGATCTTCATTTAAAGATTTAAGCGAAGGCAAACTTTTTCCGGAACTGAACTTTACCGATCAAAATCATTTCATCAAAGAAATTAAAAAATATTCGGGGGTTACGCCAAAAGAGCTGAGCAAAAATACCAATGATCGTTTTATGGATATTCTGGCCATTAAAAAATTGCCTCCTCAAAAAAACGACTGATTTTTACTATTTCGGCAATAAGCATCTTTGCAATTTTGTATCGTAATTAAACCATACAAAATCATGTTACTACATCATAAAAAAATAGCCATTATTGGAGCCGGACCTGTTGGTTTGACTATGGCAATATTACTTGAGCAAAAGGGAATAGACGTTACAGTTTACGAACGAGATAAAGATGCCCAAACCAGAATTTGGGGCGGAACACTAGATTTACATAAAGGTTCCGGGCAGGAAGCAATGAAAAAAGCGGGACTGTTAGAACGATATTATGAACAGGCAATCGCGATGGGAAGAACCATTGCTGATGAAAAAGGGAATATATTGAGGAGTCAGAAAATAACTCCCGAAGAAGCGCGGGATAATCCTGAAATTAACAGAAATGATTTAAGAACTTTGTTACTTGAAAGTTTAAAATCTAATACAGTCGCCTGGAATAGTAAAGTGACCAACCTGGAAGCAAAGGACGGAAAATGGATTTTGCATTTTGAAAAGAACCAAACCGCAACGACTGATTTTGTTATTGGGGCAAACGGAGGAATGTCGGCCATAAGAAAATATATTACCGATGCCGAAGTCGAAGAAACCGGAACATATATGATTCAGGGTGAAATTTCTCAGGCCGAAATGAAATGCAAAGAGTTCTTAAATTTATGTCAGGGAAATATATTAATGACGGCATACAATGGTAATCTATTAGTTGCAAATCCTAAAAACAAAGATTCATTGAGTTACAATGTGATTTTTAAAACACCTTTGGATTGGACTATAAAAAATAACCTGGATTTTAGAAACGCAGAAAGTATTAGTTCGTTTCTTGCAGATCGATTTTCAGATTGGAATGAAACCTACACCCAATTATTTCGTGTAACATCGGTTTTTATGGGACTGCCAACACGGAAAATCCCATTAAATAAATGGGAGAAAAACCGCCCTTTGCCTATTACACTTATAGGAGATGCGGCGCATTTAATGCCTCCTTTTGCAGGACAAGGCGCAAATATTGGTTTGGTAGATGCCATGATTTTGTCTGAGAATCTACTAAGCGGACAGTTTGAGACTATTGAAAGTGCAATTTTAGATTACGAAAAACAAATGTTTGTTTATGCAAACAAGGCACAGAAGGAAACCAGAGAAAATGAATTGATGATGCAGGATGCCGGATTTTCTTTTATGGGGTTTGTCGGCGGATAAATTACAATCAGATTTTAGGCTTAAATTTTAAAGTAATTTAAACTACGATATTTCTTATATTCGTTAAAAATGAATTTTATTCTTAATCAATATTATGAGAAATCGACTTTTGGTGTTTTTTGTATTTTTTACTGCTTTGATGTTCGGACAAAAACCTGTTTTTACTATTAGATATTCGGAGCAATTGGCGGTTTTTATCTTCATGCAGAACCTTTCTGAAAACTACCCTGAAAATGTATTCAAAAGTGAATTTCAAAAATCAAAATACTTTACCGAGAAGTACAAAAATATAGTTTCAAAGTTTGATCAGCTAAATATTTATTACAGTTATCGCTTTGAAGAGTTTCCATATGGATCTAAAAAAAACATGCAAACACAAGATTTTTTGATGAAGAACCTTATTGAAACAGAAAATTTAAGAGATTTTAAAATTCGATCTATAGGAATGATTCCAAATCAGACCTTAAATGATTTAGCACAAAGTATTTTGGAATTTACGCCTATTTATAATGAACTAATATATAATCCTAATAAAGAAAAATTTGAAGCACAACTTGGCAACATTCAGAAATACTCCAAAGAGAGCCAAATAGAGAATTATTTTGAAACGGGTTTATTATTTTATAATTCAAGTTGGGATAATTCCATTCCCTTTGTGGCAGCTTTTTATCCATTACCCAATTCCAAAGGATTTACAGCTCAGGCATTTTGTAATAATTTTATTAGTGCCGTACAAACTGATCTAAAATCCTATAAAGATTTGTTTAGTGTAATGCTGCACGAAACGTATCACATAATTTATGACGAGCAATCGCTTGAAGTAAAAACACAAATAGATACTTATTTTAAAGAAAATAAATCCAAATGTAGTAATTATGCCTATCAGCTTATGAATGAAGTTTTGGCAACTGCATTAGGAAATGGATATGTTTTTGAAAATTTAGATGGTAAAATCGACACCGGAGACTGGTATAATAAAAAATATATTAATCTGATGGCGAAACAAATCTACCCATTAGTAAAAGAATATATCAATCAAAAGAAACCAATCGATAAAAATTTTATTGATAGCTACATTAAGTGTTATGAACTTAATTTTCCGGACTGGATTAATGAACTTGACAATATAATGACATACAGATATGTGATTTCTGAGAATGAAGAGGATTTTAAAGCAATAGGGAAATTATTTCGCTACCGATCCAGAACAGAATATGATTCTGAGTTTACAGAAAATAGTATTGATAAAATGCAAAAAACACCGCTGACAAAAGTGATTATAGTTTCAAATAATAGTAACGAAAGTTTAAAACTGGTTAAAACTAAGTTTAAAGAATTAAAAAATTGGCATTTTAAAGCAGACAAAGAATTTGCCGATAAAATTCTGTTGAATGATAAGAGTCAGTTGATTATTTTGAATCAGAAAAAATCAACGATTGAAGCCCTTTTTAAAACTATAAAAACGTTGTAAATTTTAGTTTTGGCAAATTTTAAAATCTAAAAAAGTCTTAAGAATTATATGTTACCTGATAGAATTATAATACTATTAAAATGACCAGGGAAGAATCTATCAAAGAGTATTACTTTAGAATCAATAGAAGTATCGATTATATTAAGGAAAACCTTGGTGAAGAACTTTCTTTAGAAAAACTGGCTTCACTTTCCAGTTTTTCAAAGTTTCATTATCACAGAATTTTTAAATCTGTAACAGGGATAACGGTAAATGAATTTGTAAAGAATGCCAAAATAGAAAGAGCACTTTTTTTCTTAATGAACAACCAGTCCAAAACGATTAATGAAATTGCAGCCGATTCTGGTTTTTTAAGTATTTCATCTTTTTCAAGAAGTTTTCGTGAAGCAAGAGGCGTAACACCAACCGAATGGCGGGAGTCATTTAAAAAAAGCAATATTGGTATAACAGATAGCAATATTGGACAAATGCAGGATAAAATCCAGGATTACCTTGCACTCAAATTGAATAACTTAAAAAATAATCAAATGAGTGAAGAAGTAAAACTTGATTTTGAAATTAAAAAACTGGAAGAATTTAATGTTATCTATGTAAGAAATCTTAATATTCATCAACACGATAGTGAAGCATTTGGTCAGATGTTTGAAAAACTATTTAGTTGGGCAGCTCCAAGGAATTTAATTAATTTTCCTGATACCAAAGCGTTAACGGTTTACAGAAGTAATGCTAATTTATCGGGAATGCTTCAGGCAGATGTTTGTTTATCAGTTCCTGAAAAAATTTCTGGTGAAGGTTTAATAGGCAATACTGTGATAAGTGGGGGATTGTATGCCATTTTTCATAAAGAAGCTCCTATGTCGGATTGTTTTAAAACCTGGAATTACATTTATGATGTCTGGTTTGAAGAAAATGGTTACCAGCCCGATAACAGAAATTTCTTTTTAAGCCATTTAAATGATCCTAAAACGCATCCGCAAAATTTTCATATCATCGACATTTATATCCCGATTAAATTGCTTTGATCATTCGGAATTTTAGATCCTAATTATTAATTTAATTTTAGAATAAATGAAATTATCATTGGTATTCTTTTTTCCTTTTACAAAAATAGGTTTTGCTATTAAACTGAAATTATAATAGTTGTTTGTGATTTTTTTATAATTCCAAAGTAGTTTTGTACTGGTAATCTTTTGTTTTAATTTTGCAGCACTTTTGTAAGAGACAAAACGCTGATAATAAAGAGGAAGTAAAAAGAGTGAAAAAGGAAGAAACATGCTGGACGATGTGCGAGGAATGCCAGGGACTTGGTAAAAAAAGCCAAAGGCTGAGCAAGAAAATACGACTTCGTTATCAGTTAGAATTAGAGCAATTTGAAAAGTCAGACAAACAGGGAACTGCACCAGTTCGGCCAAAGGCTCATAAAATTGTGTGTCCGAATTGCTCAGGATCCGGATTGATTTCTGCTGTAAATTTTCCCATAGCAGATACAGAAAATTATCCTCATGTTGCCATTATTGGTGGCGGAATAGGTGGTGTGGCTCTGGCTGTAGCTTGTTTGCACCGCAAAATTCCCTTTACCTTATTTGAACGTGATCATAATTTTGAAGCCCGGTCTCAGGGTTATGGACTTACGCTGCAGCAAGCCAGTAAAGCAATCAACGGATTAGGAATTTTTACTTTAAAAGATGGTGTAGTTTCAACCAGACATTTGGTTCATACTACAGAAGGAAAAGTAATTGGTGAATGGGGAGTACGAAAATGGATTCCGTCTGATACAAAAACATTTCAGAAACGTTCCAATATACATATTGCACGACAATCATTGCGTTTGGCATTGCTTGAGCAGCTTGGCGGAAATGATGTCGTGAAGTGGGGGCATCAATTAATAGATTTTAAAGACAACAAAGACGAAAGTATCGAGTTGAGCTTTCAGGTAAATGGAGAACTAAAACACGTTAAAACAGATCTTGTAGTTGGTGCAGATGGTATTCGCAGTGCTGTACGCAGGTTGTTGTTTGGTGAAGATGTTTTTCCTTTGCGTTATTTGGGTTGTATTGTAATATTGGGTATTTGTCCTTTGAGTGCGCTTGAAGGTCTGGATAATTCTTTGTTAGATTCGGCAACGGTATTTCAGACTGCAAATGGCAATGAGCGCATTTATATTATGCCTTATAAATCAGATTCGGTAATGTGGCAATTAAGTTTCCCGATGCCGGAAGAAGAAGCAAAAGCATTAAGCGCCAAAGGAACTAAAGCACTAAAAGATGAAGCTTGCCAAAGAACACAATGGCATGATCCAATTCCTCAAATCTTAGAAGCAACTCACGAAGCTCAAATTTCAGGTTATCCGGTATACGACCGTGAATTACTTCATGCAGAAGTCTTGAAGAAAGCAGGAAAAGCGACCTTAATTGGAGATGCTGCGCACCCAATGAGTCCGTTTAAAGGGCAGGGAGCCAATCAGGCCTTGCTGGATGCGCTTTCGCTGGCCCGAACCATCACCAAAGAATGCAGACCTTTGTCTAAATGGAGAGAAGCCGGACTTAGAGAAAGTGTATTGAATGTGTTTGAAGCAGAAATGCTAAAACGTAGTGCTGTAAAAGTAAAAGATTCTGCAGCTGCTGCAGAATTTCTTCATTCTGATATTGTACTTCATGAGGGCGATGAGCCGAGAGGACGCTGCTTAAAGAAAAGAGAATAAATATAAAAAGAGACTCGAAAGTCTCTTTTTGCATTATGTATCTTTTATAAAAGGTTATTTTCCTTTTAATAATTTTTCTAAATATTCGATTTTGTCTTTTTCTGCTTGGATCAAACGTTCATAAAGTTTTTCCTTTTCTTCGTAAAGTTCTACTACTTTATCAAGCGGATTAAAATTAGGTTGAATATTGATTGCACTTATTGTTGAGTTATCATGACTGCTGATAACATTTAATATAGTTTCGTCGCTATAGTTTTTAATAGCTTCTGCAGTTACACCTAGTGCTTTTGCAATTTCAGCCAGTTTAGTATCATCTATAGTTTCGCTGTTTTCAATAGTAGAAATTGTTTGCTGGCTAGTGCCTAAAGCTTGTGCCAATGCTTCCTGTTTCATATCACGAAGTTCGCGAATACGACTTATATTTCTTCCGATATGTTTTGGTCTTGATAGTGTGCTCATAATTCAAAGATAATAATTAAGTATAATAAACCGGAACTGTAAAAAACATAATTTAAACTGTGAGTTACAGAAATTCAAAACAAGCGCGAAACAAAAATACAATTTTTCGCACAAACAATAAATAAGAAATTAAGATTGCTACTCAAAATTAATTAATAAAAAGAATGGGTTGACCGTTTTTTGTTGTTGCAAACAGTTGTAGAATAACGTTTTGTAATTATTCGTACTTGGTTTTTGAACAATTCGTACTTATTTTTTTAAACGAATGCGTTCGACTTTTTTTATTCGGTCGCACACGAACGGCCTCTTTCGCAAATTTGTATCGAAATAAATTTCTAACCTAAAACACGATACAATGAAAACTTCATTAAAATTTTTAGCAGCACTATTAGTAATAAGCCATTTTTCTTTTGGACAAGATATTACCAAAAAGATTGATTCTATAGTAAAGGCCAATTATCAAAAAAATCCTAATATAGGTATGAGCATCGGTTTTATCAAAAATGACCAGGAATTTTATACCTCATATGGTAATTTGAATTCTGATGGAATAAGTAAAATTGATAAAAATTCGTTATTTGAGATTGCATCGATTACCAAAATCCTGACTGCAGATTTAATGGCGCAGGCAATTGTAGATCACAAAATAAAAGCGGATGATTATATCGATGCTTTTCTGCCTAAACAATATGTACTACATGAAAATCTAAAAAACAAAATAAAAATTTCGGACCTGGCATCTCATCAATCCGGATTACCTGATATTGATTTTGGGAAATTAATAGAACTTAATCCGCAACAACCGGTAAGTAATGTAACCGAAAAAACATTGACAGATATAGTTAATAGTTGTACAGAATTAAAAGATTATGGTAAGTATCGTTATTCTACTATTGGCTATACTTTGCTGGGACAAATAATAGAGAAAGTGTACAACAAAAGTTATGACGAAATTATAAGAGAAAAAATAATAGTGCCATTAAAAATGAAAACTACATTAACGAAAGATTTTAATGTAAAAAACAAAACAGAAGGTCATAATCCGGATGGAGGAGTTCAGGAATTCTTTAACTGGAATGTTACTGCACCGGCAGGTTTAGTAAAATCTAACGCTTCGGATATGGTTAAGTATTTAAAAGCAGTTTTAAACAAAGAGACCAAAGTGGGTAAAGCAGCTTTAATTACAGAACAAATTTTCTATAAAGATGAAAAGCGCGAATTAGGATTAGGAGTCAACATTGTTACAGATGATAAAAACACATTGTATATGAAATCGGGTGATTCTATGGGACAATCTTCTATTGTATGTTACAACAGAACTAAAAATTGGGGAATCATCATTCTTCTAAACCAAAGAAACTCAAAGTTGAGACAAAACCTCTTAAATGAAATTTGCGATACAGTTTTGAAATAAATAAAGAACCATAAATATAAGGACCGTTATTATTGTCCGATTTAGAAATAAAAAAACTCCTCAAGAAAATTGAGGAGTTTTTTTATAAACTTGTTTGCGTGTATTTTTACATTATCTCAAAAGTTTTTCTATTTTTAAACTTTAATGTAATAAACTCTAACCTTGCTTAAGGTCTTAATGTACAGTAGCGTTTAGTAGTTAAAGCAATCGAATAAAATTTTTAGAATGGAATCATTAATAGAATATTTTGCAAAACTAGGTTTTTCAGAAGATGCTTTAACTGAATTTTTGAGTTGTATTAAAACACGAAAGTTTGCAGCAAATGAATCAATTCTTGTTCATGGGCAAATGGAAAATTTTTTATCTTTTGTTGATACAGGCGTAGTAAGATATTATGTAATTGCAAACGATAAAGAAATTACATTTGATTTTGCTTTCAAAGACTCCT
The sequence above is drawn from the Flavobacterium sp. N2038 genome and encodes:
- a CDS encoding helix-turn-helix domain-containing protein, whose translation is MNLTIQSLLPEDSISHFVHSFWMVENKTGAAIPGTILPNGMVDLTLMKMNSENWEMSIRGLDTMPSQVIITKEAKIFSVGFKLLAVEYLFGDSIKDVLNDGKAILNDVWQFEKSDTESLENFRKKVTQQIKSISSKGIDERKKKLFELIYSSHGTITVKELSEKVFWSSRQINRYFNQQFGISLKEYCKILRFGSSFKDLSEGKLFPELNFTDQNHFIKEIKKYSGVTPKELSKNTNDRFMDILAIKKLPPQKND
- a CDS encoding FAD-dependent oxidoreductase produces the protein MLLHHKKIAIIGAGPVGLTMAILLEQKGIDVTVYERDKDAQTRIWGGTLDLHKGSGQEAMKKAGLLERYYEQAIAMGRTIADEKGNILRSQKITPEEARDNPEINRNDLRTLLLESLKSNTVAWNSKVTNLEAKDGKWILHFEKNQTATTDFVIGANGGMSAIRKYITDAEVEETGTYMIQGEISQAEMKCKEFLNLCQGNILMTAYNGNLLVANPKNKDSLSYNVIFKTPLDWTIKNNLDFRNAESISSFLADRFSDWNETYTQLFRVTSVFMGLPTRKIPLNKWEKNRPLPITLIGDAAHLMPPFAGQGANIGLVDAMILSENLLSGQFETIESAILDYEKQMFVYANKAQKETRENELMMQDAGFSFMGFVGG
- a CDS encoding AraC family transcriptional regulator, whose translation is MTREESIKEYYFRINRSIDYIKENLGEELSLEKLASLSSFSKFHYHRIFKSVTGITVNEFVKNAKIERALFFLMNNQSKTINEIAADSGFLSISSFSRSFREARGVTPTEWRESFKKSNIGITDSNIGQMQDKIQDYLALKLNNLKNNQMSEEVKLDFEIKKLEEFNVIYVRNLNIHQHDSEAFGQMFEKLFSWAAPRNLINFPDTKALTVYRSNANLSGMLQADVCLSVPEKISGEGLIGNTVISGGLYAIFHKEAPMSDCFKTWNYIYDVWFEENGYQPDNRNFFLSHLNDPKTHPQNFHIIDIYIPIKLL
- a CDS encoding FAD-dependent oxidoreductase encodes the protein MCEECQGLGKKSQRLSKKIRLRYQLELEQFEKSDKQGTAPVRPKAHKIVCPNCSGSGLISAVNFPIADTENYPHVAIIGGGIGGVALAVACLHRKIPFTLFERDHNFEARSQGYGLTLQQASKAINGLGIFTLKDGVVSTRHLVHTTEGKVIGEWGVRKWIPSDTKTFQKRSNIHIARQSLRLALLEQLGGNDVVKWGHQLIDFKDNKDESIELSFQVNGELKHVKTDLVVGADGIRSAVRRLLFGEDVFPLRYLGCIVILGICPLSALEGLDNSLLDSATVFQTANGNERIYIMPYKSDSVMWQLSFPMPEEEAKALSAKGTKALKDEACQRTQWHDPIPQILEATHEAQISGYPVYDRELLHAEVLKKAGKATLIGDAAHPMSPFKGQGANQALLDALSLARTITKECRPLSKWREAGLRESVLNVFEAEMLKRSAVKVKDSAAAAEFLHSDIVLHEGDEPRGRCLKKRE
- a CDS encoding helix-turn-helix domain-containing protein yields the protein MSTLSRPKHIGRNISRIRELRDMKQEALAQALGTSQQTISTIENSETIDDTKLAEIAKALGVTAEAIKNYSDETILNVISSHDNSTISAINIQPNFNPLDKVVELYEEKEKLYERLIQAEKDKIEYLEKLLKGK
- a CDS encoding serine hydrolase domain-containing protein, whose product is MKTSLKFLAALLVISHFSFGQDITKKIDSIVKANYQKNPNIGMSIGFIKNDQEFYTSYGNLNSDGISKIDKNSLFEIASITKILTADLMAQAIVDHKIKADDYIDAFLPKQYVLHENLKNKIKISDLASHQSGLPDIDFGKLIELNPQQPVSNVTEKTLTDIVNSCTELKDYGKYRYSTIGYTLLGQIIEKVYNKSYDEIIREKIIVPLKMKTTLTKDFNVKNKTEGHNPDGGVQEFFNWNVTAPAGLVKSNASDMVKYLKAVLNKETKVGKAALITEQIFYKDEKRELGLGVNIVTDDKNTLYMKSGDSMGQSSIVCYNRTKNWGIIILLNQRNSKLRQNLLNEICDTVLK